The proteins below come from a single Gordonia sp. X0973 genomic window:
- a CDS encoding Na+/H+ antiporter subunit A, translated as MIATLTALTVAAVVAPAVMWWLDTKGFYLIALAPAAALAWVLLHWPTGGRPRVETVEWVPRLHMTFVMRMDTLSAILSVLILGIGALVLCYCAHYFDEMRPRVAVFGGEMLAFAAAMFGLVISDNMLVLYVFWEATTVLSFLLVGFYGVRASSRRAATQALLVTTLGGLAMLGGIIALGTRTGSYLLSDLIAHPPSNSVYVDVAIAAILVGALSKSAIVPLHFWLPGAMAAPTPVSAYLHAAAMVKAGVYLVARLAPGFAHLPVWQVLVLGLGALTMLVGGWRSLRELDLKLILAFGTVSQLGFLMVLVGFGDANVALAGLAMLCAHALFKAALFMVVGIIDHSTGTRDLRKLARLGQRMPVLALVAAVAAASMAGLPFTLGFVGKETAFGTIWSSGALSTWQAHTVDLVVLVGSVITMAYSTRFLWGAFGRKVRQAPSLAVARAHLPSPLFLAPPAVLAVCGVVAGFASGWLGHLFEPYADTLATWGHPLEHLGMWHGFGLPVVFSAIAIVAGVLTFLVVRSQRDHLFVHKPIVNADRVYDAVLRTIDAVSLAITRNTQRGSLPITQGVILATAVVLPMSALFSGARRAVDPRGFDAPTQAVVALLMLAAAIGVVLLRNRLAAVLAIGLNGYGCVFLFARHGAPDLALTQALVETLTLVIFVLVLRKLPAETRHHRPPALHRLTRAIIAVAIGGTFVALAYFAAAARSARPLQSIIPDVAYSVGHGANAVNVLLVDIRAWDTLGEVSVLIVAATGVASMVFRNRRFGAAPRVADATAQDDDLLIPSERTTWLLGSDLRDPRHRSLVLEATTRLVFPTMVVLSVFFFYAGHNSPGGGFAGGLTMGLALVLRYLAGGRYELGEALPLEAGTILGTGLAISGGTAVASLFLGAPALSSAMIEVTLPVLGEIHLVTAMFFDLGIYLIVVGLVLDILRSLGARLDVEAGAR; from the coding sequence GTGATAGCCACCCTGACCGCCCTGACGGTGGCCGCGGTGGTCGCGCCCGCCGTCATGTGGTGGCTGGACACCAAGGGCTTCTACCTCATCGCATTGGCACCGGCGGCGGCACTCGCCTGGGTCCTGCTCCACTGGCCGACCGGGGGCCGTCCGCGCGTCGAGACCGTCGAATGGGTCCCGCGACTGCACATGACCTTCGTCATGCGCATGGACACGCTTTCGGCGATCCTCTCCGTTCTCATCCTCGGCATCGGCGCGCTGGTCCTCTGCTACTGCGCCCACTACTTCGACGAGATGCGCCCGCGCGTCGCGGTCTTCGGCGGCGAGATGCTCGCCTTCGCCGCGGCCATGTTCGGCCTGGTCATCTCCGACAACATGCTGGTCCTCTACGTGTTCTGGGAGGCCACCACGGTGCTGTCCTTCCTGCTCGTCGGCTTCTACGGCGTGCGCGCCAGCTCGCGCCGGGCCGCCACCCAGGCGCTGCTGGTGACCACCCTGGGCGGGCTGGCCATGCTGGGCGGGATCATCGCCCTGGGCACCCGGACCGGCAGCTACCTGCTCTCGGACCTGATCGCCCACCCGCCGTCGAATTCGGTCTACGTCGACGTCGCGATTGCCGCCATCCTCGTCGGCGCACTCTCGAAATCGGCGATCGTCCCGCTGCACTTCTGGCTACCAGGAGCGATGGCCGCCCCCACCCCGGTGAGCGCCTACCTGCACGCCGCGGCGATGGTGAAGGCCGGCGTCTACCTCGTCGCACGGCTGGCCCCGGGATTCGCGCACCTGCCCGTGTGGCAGGTGCTGGTGCTGGGCCTGGGGGCGCTGACCATGCTCGTCGGCGGCTGGCGCTCGCTGCGCGAACTCGACCTGAAACTGATCCTGGCGTTCGGGACCGTCTCGCAGCTCGGCTTCCTGATGGTGCTCGTCGGATTCGGCGACGCCAACGTCGCCCTCGCCGGGCTCGCCATGCTGTGCGCCCACGCCCTGTTCAAGGCGGCCCTGTTCATGGTGGTCGGCATCATCGACCACTCGACCGGTACCCGCGATCTGCGCAAGCTGGCCCGGCTCGGCCAACGCATGCCGGTTCTGGCCCTGGTCGCGGCGGTCGCCGCGGCGAGTATGGCCGGGCTGCCGTTCACCCTGGGATTCGTCGGCAAGGAGACGGCCTTCGGCACCATCTGGTCCTCCGGCGCCCTCTCGACGTGGCAGGCCCACACCGTCGACCTGGTCGTCCTCGTCGGCTCGGTCATCACGATGGCCTACTCGACCCGCTTCCTGTGGGGTGCGTTCGGACGCAAGGTCCGGCAGGCCCCCAGCCTCGCCGTCGCCCGGGCACACCTGCCCAGCCCGTTGTTCCTCGCGCCACCGGCGGTACTCGCCGTGTGCGGCGTCGTCGCCGGCTTCGCATCCGGGTGGCTCGGACACCTCTTCGAGCCCTATGCCGACACCCTCGCGACCTGGGGGCACCCACTCGAACACCTCGGGATGTGGCACGGCTTCGGGCTGCCGGTGGTGTTCTCCGCCATCGCGATCGTCGCCGGTGTCCTCACCTTCCTGGTGGTCCGCAGCCAGCGCGATCACCTCTTCGTCCACAAGCCGATCGTCAACGCCGACCGGGTCTACGACGCCGTGCTCCGCACCATCGACGCCGTGTCGCTGGCCATCACCCGCAACACCCAGCGCGGATCCCTGCCCATCACCCAGGGCGTCATCCTCGCGACCGCCGTCGTGCTGCCGATGTCCGCGCTGTTCAGCGGTGCGCGGCGCGCGGTCGACCCGCGGGGCTTCGACGCACCGACGCAGGCGGTCGTGGCCCTCCTCATGCTGGCCGCGGCGATCGGCGTCGTCCTGCTGCGCAACCGCCTGGCCGCGGTCCTCGCCATCGGACTCAACGGCTACGGCTGCGTCTTCCTCTTCGCCCGCCACGGCGCACCCGACCTCGCGTTGACCCAAGCCCTCGTCGAGACCTTGACGCTGGTGATCTTCGTCCTCGTCCTGCGCAAACTGCCCGCGGAGACCCGCCACCACCGTCCCCCAGCGCTGCACCGCCTCACCCGGGCGATCATCGCCGTCGCCATCGGCGGCACCTTCGTCGCCCTCGCCTACTTCGCGGCGGCCGCGCGCTCGGCCCGACCGCTGCAAAGCATCATCCCCGACGTCGCCTACTCCGTCGGCCACGGCGCCAACGCGGTCAACGTCCTACTCGTCGACATCCGCGCCTGGGACACCCTCGGCGAGGTCTCGGTGCTGATCGTCGCGGCGACCGGCGTCGCCTCGATGGTCTTCCGCAACCGCCGCTTCGGCGCGGCGCCGCGGGTGGCCGACGCGACCGCCCAGGACGACGACCTGCTGATCCCGTCGGAGCGCACGACCTGGCTGCTCGGGTCCGACCTGCGCGATCCCCGGCACCGTTCCCTGGTCCTCGAGGCCACCACGCGGCTGGTGTTCCCGACGATGGTCGTGCTCTCGGTCTTCTTCTTCTACGCCGGGCACAACTCCCCCGGCGGCGGCTTCGCCGGCGGGCTCACGATGGGCCTGGCACTGGTGCTGCGCTATCTGGCCGGTGGTCGCTACGAACTCGGCGAGGCCCTGCCGCTGGAGGCGGGGACCATCCTCGGCACCGGGCTGGCCATCTCCGGCGGCACAGCGGTCGCCTCCCTGTTCCTGGGGGCACCGGCGCTCTCGTCCGCGATGATCGAGGTGACGCTCCCCGTGCTGGGCGAGATCCACCTGGTCACGGCCATGTTCTTCGACCTGGGCATCTACCTGATCGTCGTGGGACTGGTCCTGGACATCCTGCGCAGCCTCGGGGCCCGCCTCGACGTCGAGGCAGGTGCCCGATGA
- a CDS encoding metal-sensitive transcriptional regulator, producing the protein MQLPADEIKPILTRLRRAHGHLASVIRMLEEGAECEDALTQLAAVDKAIARSGYSLVATGLQYCMRTEGPDNVDTQKLEKLFLSLA; encoded by the coding sequence ATGCAGCTGCCCGCCGACGAGATCAAGCCGATCCTCACCCGTCTGCGCCGCGCCCACGGCCACCTGGCCTCGGTCATCCGCATGCTGGAGGAGGGCGCCGAATGCGAGGACGCGCTGACCCAGCTCGCCGCCGTCGACAAGGCGATCGCCCGCAGCGGCTATTCGCTCGTCGCCACCGGCCTGCAGTACTGCATGCGCACCGAGGGCCCCGACAACGTCGACACGCAGAAGCTGGAGAAGCTGTTCCTCTCCTTGGCCTAG
- a CDS encoding DUF302 domain-containing protein, protein MDFTISADLPLPYDDAVARTRAGLADAGFGVLTEIDIKATLKKKLDVDVEPKIILGACQPRFAHAALQADPRVAAIMPCNVVVSADGENASRVEILDPGTMEQFTGTAALHTIATDARAQLSAMLDDLVTKAGA, encoded by the coding sequence ATGGACTTCACCATCAGCGCTGACCTCCCCCTCCCCTACGACGACGCCGTCGCCCGCACCCGCGCGGGACTCGCCGACGCGGGCTTCGGGGTGCTCACCGAAATCGACATCAAGGCGACGTTGAAGAAGAAGCTCGACGTCGACGTCGAGCCGAAGATCATCCTCGGCGCCTGCCAGCCGCGGTTCGCCCATGCAGCGCTGCAGGCCGACCCGCGGGTCGCGGCCATCATGCCGTGCAACGTCGTCGTCTCCGCCGACGGCGAGAACGCCAGCCGCGTCGAAATCCTCGACCCGGGCACGATGGAGCAGTTCACCGGCACGGCCGCCCTGCACACCATCGCCACCGATGCCCGCGCCCAGCTCTCGGCGATGCTCGACGACCTCGTCACCAAGGCGGGTGCGTGA
- a CDS encoding phosphatidylcholine/phosphatidylserine synthase yields MRRGRPRVGQPGARSARVAVPSALTILAVCAGLTAVRLAAENRIDLALVLVVAAAFLDGIDGRVARLMNATSKIGAELDSLADAINFGVVPALILAATLMQGHDLGWAIALVYCCAIILRLARFNTLSDDENAPGYTRDFFVGVPAPAAALIALGPVGLHQWLGDGWWSSFAAVAVWTLLAGFLAISRIPTSSLKATTKLSRAALAPALILFAGAAALLVTYPYTLMIIIIAAYLAHIPFAWWANRWVRARPEHWDSLPAERRAHRRMTSSRRPILRKSQARLGLRRPGA; encoded by the coding sequence CTGCGCCGCGGCCGACCCCGGGTCGGCCAGCCCGGGGCACGCAGCGCCCGGGTCGCCGTCCCGTCGGCGCTGACCATCCTCGCGGTCTGCGCCGGGCTCACCGCGGTGCGGCTGGCCGCCGAGAACCGCATCGATCTGGCGCTGGTCCTGGTGGTCGCCGCGGCTTTCCTCGACGGCATCGACGGCCGCGTCGCCCGCCTGATGAACGCCACGTCGAAGATCGGCGCCGAACTCGACTCGCTGGCCGACGCGATCAACTTCGGCGTCGTTCCGGCACTCATCTTGGCCGCGACCCTGATGCAGGGCCACGACCTCGGTTGGGCGATCGCCCTGGTGTACTGCTGCGCGATCATCCTGCGGCTCGCGCGCTTCAACACCCTGTCCGACGACGAGAACGCCCCCGGCTACACCCGCGACTTCTTCGTCGGCGTGCCCGCACCGGCCGCTGCGTTGATCGCGCTCGGACCGGTCGGCCTGCACCAGTGGCTGGGCGACGGCTGGTGGAGTTCCTTCGCGGCGGTCGCCGTCTGGACGCTGCTGGCCGGATTCCTCGCGATCAGCCGCATCCCCACCTCGTCGCTCAAGGCGACGACGAAGCTCTCGCGCGCCGCGTTGGCGCCCGCCCTGATCCTGTTCGCCGGTGCGGCAGCCCTGCTGGTCACCTATCCGTACACGCTGATGATCATCATCATCGCCGCGTATCTGGCGCATATCCCGTTCGCCTGGTGGGCCAACCGGTGGGTCCGGGCGCGGCCCGAGCACTGGGACTCGTTGCCCGCCGAACGTCGCGCCCATCGGCGCATGACGAGCAGCCGCCGGCCGATCCTGCGCAAGTCGCAGGCCCGGCTCGGTTTGCGCCGACCTGGCGCATAA
- a CDS encoding phosphatidylserine decarboxylase: MARRPADPDRPSTTGLAHLTDLAKQTIPPLHPAGIPFVAAPAAVALLARRHKWVARPAWALSAACAAFFRHPSRVPPTEPGTVVAAADGEVALVDSAVPPPELGLGSAELPRVSTFLSVFDVHVQRVPISGTVTAVRHTPGAFLSADLPEASTQNERTAMTIRTESGAEIGVVQIAGLIARRIVNEANVGDTLRIGDTYGLIRFGSRVDVYFPAGTPLRVAVGQRTVGAETPLAVLP, encoded by the coding sequence GTGGCCAGACGACCTGCCGACCCCGACCGGCCGTCCACCACGGGGCTGGCCCACCTGACCGACCTGGCCAAGCAGACGATCCCACCGCTCCACCCGGCGGGGATCCCCTTCGTCGCGGCCCCGGCCGCCGTCGCGCTGCTGGCCCGCAGGCACAAGTGGGTGGCCCGCCCGGCCTGGGCCCTGTCCGCCGCGTGCGCCGCCTTCTTCCGCCACCCGTCGCGGGTCCCGCCGACCGAGCCGGGAACCGTCGTCGCCGCGGCCGACGGGGAGGTCGCCCTCGTCGACTCCGCGGTCCCGCCGCCGGAGCTGGGATTGGGCTCGGCGGAACTGCCGCGCGTCTCGACCTTCCTCTCGGTATTCGACGTCCACGTCCAACGCGTCCCGATCTCGGGGACCGTTACGGCCGTCCGCCACACCCCCGGGGCCTTCCTGTCGGCGGACCTGCCCGAGGCGAGCACCCAGAACGAGCGCACGGCCATGACCATCCGCACCGAGTCGGGGGCGGAGATCGGGGTGGTCCAGATCGCCGGTCTGATCGCGCGGCGCATCGTCAACGAGGCGAATGTCGGCGACACACTCCGGATCGGCGACACCTATGGCCTGATCCGGTTCGGCTCCCGCGTCGACGTCTACTTCCCGGCCGGCACGCCGCTGCGCGTCGCCGTCGGCCAGCGCACGGTCGGTGCCGAGACCCCGCTGGCGGTCCTGCCGTGA
- a CDS encoding SRPBCC family protein codes for MKEATALIEASTEIDATPEAVWSVVSDLKRMGEWSPQCRKMIVRGGPVGLGTRTINVNRRGPLFWPTTAKVIRFDPNEAIAWKVAENGSVWSYEIAPTASGVTLTERREAPGGKVSNVSGVLTQLLLGGRETFEAELREGMAESLAKIKRAAQAVAT; via the coding sequence ATGAAAGAAGCAACAGCACTGATCGAGGCGTCGACCGAGATCGACGCCACTCCCGAGGCGGTCTGGTCGGTCGTATCGGATCTCAAGCGCATGGGCGAATGGAGCCCGCAGTGCCGGAAGATGATCGTGCGCGGCGGCCCCGTCGGCCTCGGCACCCGCACGATCAACGTCAACCGCCGCGGACCGCTGTTCTGGCCGACGACGGCCAAGGTGATCCGGTTCGACCCGAACGAGGCCATCGCCTGGAAGGTCGCCGAGAACGGCAGCGTCTGGTCCTACGAGATCGCCCCGACCGCGAGCGGGGTGACCCTCACCGAGCGCCGCGAGGCCCCCGGTGGCAAGGTCAGCAACGTCTCCGGCGTGCTGACGCAGCTTCTGCTCGGCGGCCGCGAGACATTCGAGGCCGAGCTGCGCGAAGGAATGGCCGAGTCGCTCGCCAAGATCAAGCGCGCGGCGCAAGCGGTCGCGACCTAA
- a CDS encoding DUF350 domain-containing protein, translated as MKSLLLENLADVSSYGLLGILVLLVGYLALDVVTPGSLRTLLWKEGHQNSVILTAGYLISLGVVYAASVHSSVLVEHRWQGLLFSAIYSLVAIAIMCFSFVLIDWLTPGRLGELMMTGNSAVVWINIVVFVTLGVSMGAAL; from the coding sequence ATGAAAAGCCTGCTGCTGGAAAACTTGGCCGACGTCTCGTCCTACGGACTGCTCGGCATCCTGGTGCTGCTCGTCGGTTATCTCGCGCTGGACGTGGTGACGCCGGGCAGCCTGCGCACCCTCCTCTGGAAAGAGGGCCATCAGAACTCGGTGATCCTCACGGCCGGCTACCTGATCTCCCTCGGCGTGGTCTACGCGGCCAGCGTGCACTCCAGCGTGCTGGTGGAACACCGCTGGCAGGGCCTGCTGTTCTCGGCCATCTACTCGCTGGTGGCCATCGCGATCATGTGCTTCTCCTTCGTCCTCATCGACTGGTTGACGCCCGGCCGGCTCGGTGAACTCATGATGACCGGGAACTCCGCGGTGGTGTGGATCAATATCGTCGTATTTGTCACGCTCGGTGTATCGATGGGTGCGGCACTCTGA
- a CDS encoding acyl-CoA dehydrogenase family protein — MDFELNDEQVMLRDTVREVLAKTYDIETLRKVTDTERGWDPKVWKSLADIGILGLTVDEADGGMGAGPVELGAVLGEIGRSLAPEPYLNGVVVPAALVSATAEGDARADLLGGLVSGELLMAFAHTEETDRWPVAGVTTTVSGSGDAAKITGTKTEVLAADSADKLVVSARDESGAVGLYLVDAEADGVTRIPFRTHDRRRGAQVGFAAAPATRLGSGDASDALRQADVLTQTALCAEAVGAMERALELTVEYLKTRKQFGVTLSTFEALTHRAADMYVLLELARSLSAYATGTLADGVIDEVVASRAKLQICRSGRQIGQEAIQMHGGIGMTAEYPVGHYVSRLTAISHTLGDAEAHLSHLANSVTDWDMVSIG; from the coding sequence ATGGACTTCGAACTCAACGACGAACAGGTCATGCTCCGCGACACCGTGCGCGAGGTATTGGCCAAGACCTACGACATCGAGACTCTCCGCAAGGTCACCGACACCGAACGCGGCTGGGATCCCAAGGTGTGGAAGTCGCTGGCCGACATCGGCATCCTCGGCCTGACGGTCGACGAGGCCGACGGCGGCATGGGCGCGGGGCCGGTCGAACTCGGCGCGGTGCTCGGCGAGATCGGTCGGAGCCTCGCGCCCGAGCCCTATCTGAACGGCGTCGTCGTCCCGGCGGCACTGGTCTCGGCCACCGCCGAGGGCGACGCCCGCGCCGACTTGCTCGGCGGCCTCGTCTCCGGCGAACTGCTGATGGCATTCGCCCACACCGAGGAGACCGATCGCTGGCCGGTGGCCGGCGTGACGACCACGGTGTCCGGCTCCGGGGACGCCGCGAAGATCACCGGCACCAAGACCGAGGTCCTCGCGGCCGACAGTGCCGACAAGCTGGTCGTCTCGGCCCGGGACGAGTCCGGCGCGGTCGGGCTCTACCTCGTCGACGCGGAGGCCGACGGGGTGACGCGCATCCCGTTCCGAACCCACGACCGCCGACGCGGGGCCCAGGTCGGGTTCGCCGCCGCTCCCGCGACCCGACTCGGCTCCGGCGACGCCTCCGACGCGTTGCGCCAGGCCGACGTCCTCACCCAGACCGCCCTGTGCGCCGAGGCCGTCGGGGCGATGGAGCGCGCCCTGGAGCTGACCGTCGAATACCTGAAGACGCGCAAGCAATTCGGCGTGACGCTGTCGACCTTCGAGGCCCTGACGCATCGCGCCGCCGACATGTACGTGCTACTCGAACTGGCCCGCAGCCTCAGCGCATACGCCACCGGCACCCTCGCCGACGGAGTCATCGACGAAGTGGTCGCCTCCCGCGCGAAGCTGCAGATCTGCCGGTCGGGGCGCCAGATCGGCCAGGAGGCCATCCAGATGCACGGCGGCATCGGGATGACCGCGGAGTACCCGGTCGGCCACTATGTCAGCCGGCTGACGGCCATCTCCCACACCCTGGGCGACGCCGAGGCACATTTGTCGCACCTGGCGAACTCGGTCACCGACTGGGACATGGTGTCGATAGGGTGA
- a CDS encoding acyl-CoA dehydrogenase family protein, which yields MQLRLSDDELAFRDEMRTFFTTKIPAEIRERAASGELDYPDDIRTTMRILNENGLCVPHWPTEWGGRDWTPIQHHIWLQELAFASVPDTLPFNTGMVGPVIAEFGTQEQKERFLPSTANCDIWWCQGFSEPEAGSDLASLKTKAVRDGDEWVVNGQKTWTTLGQYADWIFALVRTNPDAPKRQQGISFLLIEMSTPGIEVRPIQLIDGGYEVNEVFFNDVRVPADQLVGEENAGWSYAKFLLGNERTGVARVANTKMALSRAKKLAAQTPTADGTLLEDPLFAARIAELENELLALELTQLRVVASSADGKPNPASSLLKLRGSELQQAATELLADIAGPNSLAVAPPDAGTANGSADIAAPTWAQRSVPTYLNYRKVSIYSGSSEVQRQIIDKAVLGL from the coding sequence ATGCAGCTGAGACTCTCCGACGACGAACTCGCCTTCCGCGATGAGATGCGCACCTTCTTCACCACCAAGATTCCCGCGGAGATCCGGGAACGCGCAGCCTCCGGCGAACTCGACTACCCGGACGACATCCGCACGACGATGCGGATTCTCAACGAGAACGGATTGTGCGTGCCGCATTGGCCCACCGAGTGGGGCGGCCGGGATTGGACGCCGATCCAGCATCACATCTGGCTCCAGGAATTGGCCTTCGCCTCGGTTCCGGACACTCTGCCGTTCAACACCGGCATGGTCGGACCCGTCATCGCCGAGTTCGGCACCCAGGAGCAGAAGGAGCGCTTCCTGCCGTCGACGGCCAACTGCGACATCTGGTGGTGCCAAGGCTTCTCCGAGCCCGAGGCCGGCTCCGACCTCGCGTCCCTCAAGACCAAGGCGGTGCGCGACGGCGACGAATGGGTCGTCAACGGCCAGAAGACGTGGACGACGCTCGGCCAATACGCCGACTGGATCTTCGCCCTGGTCCGCACGAACCCGGACGCCCCCAAGCGCCAGCAGGGCATCAGCTTCCTGCTGATCGAGATGTCGACTCCCGGTATCGAGGTCCGCCCGATTCAGCTGATCGACGGCGGCTACGAGGTCAACGAGGTCTTCTTCAACGACGTGCGGGTCCCGGCCGACCAGCTCGTCGGCGAGGAGAACGCCGGCTGGTCCTACGCCAAGTTCCTCCTCGGCAACGAGCGCACCGGCGTCGCCCGCGTCGCCAACACCAAGATGGCGTTGTCGCGCGCCAAGAAGCTGGCCGCGCAAACCCCGACCGCCGACGGGACGCTGCTCGAGGACCCGTTGTTCGCGGCCCGCATAGCCGAGCTGGAGAACGAACTGCTCGCCCTGGAACTCACCCAGCTGCGGGTGGTCGCCTCGTCGGCCGACGGCAAGCCCAACCCGGCGTCGAGCCTGCTCAAACTGCGCGGCAGCGAGCTGCAGCAGGCGGCCACCGAGTTGCTGGCCGACATCGCCGGGCCCAACTCGCTCGCCGTCGCACCGCCGGATGCGGGCACCGCCAACGGCTCGGCCGACATCGCCGCCCCCACCTGGGCCCAGCGCTCCGTCCCGACCTACCTGAACTACCGCAAGGTCTCCATCTACAGCGGCAGTTCCGAGGTCCAGCGCCAGATCATCGACAAAGCCGTCCTCGGCCTCTAG
- a CDS encoding amidase, protein MTKVSAFTGDCLGELDAVGVAGGIKSGEFSAREAAQAALARIDAVEPQLNAVAFDDRERGLERAAAGEFPDGSLAGVPSMIKNNTLFAGIPTMHGSAAVPPVPAAADEKFVGQMLASGINILGATTLPAFGLTATTEFVDRPPTRNPWNTDYSAGASSGGAAALVAAGALPIAHANDGGGSIRIPAACCGLVGFKPSRDRVIASAEGESLPIDLISNGVVSRSVRDTAHFLADTQRYAPAKGMPELGLVEGPGKRRLRIALIAEPITGGLLDPETSVALEAVAELLAEQGHHIDRVPLPVERSYVQQFTDYWSLLAFSLDHFGKRLIDKGFDRSKLDPFTAGLSKQFLRRFWATPGVLMGLRKSTKQFRALFDDFDVVYSPTLGHVTPKIGYLDPGGDFQEVFDRLVQYVTFTPANNTSGTPAVTLPLAQTKEGLPIGLHFCADVGQERTLLELSYELEAAHPFARIQD, encoded by the coding sequence ATGACCAAGGTGAGTGCGTTCACCGGTGATTGCCTCGGCGAGCTGGACGCCGTCGGGGTGGCCGGGGGGATCAAATCGGGGGAATTCTCGGCGCGGGAGGCGGCGCAGGCCGCGCTGGCGCGCATCGACGCGGTGGAGCCGCAATTGAACGCGGTGGCGTTCGACGACCGGGAACGGGGCCTCGAGCGGGCCGCCGCCGGAGAGTTCCCGGACGGGTCGCTCGCCGGAGTGCCGTCGATGATCAAGAACAACACGCTGTTCGCCGGGATCCCGACGATGCACGGGTCGGCCGCGGTCCCACCCGTTCCCGCGGCCGCGGACGAGAAATTCGTCGGGCAGATGCTGGCCTCGGGCATCAACATCCTCGGGGCCACGACCCTGCCGGCCTTCGGGCTCACCGCGACGACCGAGTTCGTCGACCGACCGCCGACGCGCAATCCGTGGAACACCGACTATTCGGCCGGAGCGTCGTCGGGGGGAGCCGCGGCGCTGGTGGCCGCCGGCGCGTTGCCGATCGCGCACGCCAACGACGGGGGCGGTTCGATCCGGATCCCCGCAGCCTGTTGCGGCCTCGTCGGGTTCAAGCCGAGCCGTGACCGGGTGATCGCGTCCGCGGAGGGGGAGTCGCTGCCCATCGACCTGATCTCCAACGGGGTGGTGTCGCGGAGTGTCCGGGACACCGCCCACTTCCTCGCCGACACGCAGCGATACGCGCCCGCGAAGGGGATGCCCGAGCTGGGGCTGGTCGAGGGGCCCGGCAAGCGACGGCTGCGGATCGCGCTGATCGCCGAGCCGATCACCGGCGGACTGCTCGACCCGGAGACGTCGGTGGCGCTGGAGGCGGTCGCCGAGCTGTTGGCCGAGCAGGGGCACCACATCGACCGGGTGCCGCTGCCGGTGGAGCGCAGTTACGTGCAGCAGTTCACCGACTACTGGTCGTTGTTGGCTTTCTCGCTCGACCACTTCGGGAAGCGGTTGATCGACAAGGGGTTCGACCGTTCGAAGCTCGACCCGTTCACCGCCGGGTTGTCCAAGCAGTTCCTGCGACGGTTCTGGGCGACGCCGGGGGTGCTGATGGGGCTGCGGAAGTCGACCAAACAGTTCCGCGCACTCTTCGACGACTTCGACGTCGTGTACTCGCCGACGCTGGGCCACGTCACGCCGAAGATCGGCTACCTCGATCCCGGCGGCGACTTCCAGGAGGTCTTCGACCGGCTCGTGCAATACGTGACGTTCACCCCGGCCAACAACACGTCGGGGACACCCGCCGTGACGCTGCCGTTGGCGCAGACCAAGGAGGGCCTGCCGATCGGGCTGCACTTCTGTGCCGATGTCGGACAGGAGCGGACGCTGCTGGAGCTCTCCTACGAACTCGAAGCGGCCCACCCCTTCGCCCGGATCCAAGACTGA
- a CDS encoding SRPBCC domain-containing protein yields MSRTDVVSRTVSATPDEVFSAFVDPAALLRWLPPEGMSGRFDEFDARVGGRYRLVLTYLDAPSGGGKATADSDIVEARFTAIDPGVRVVQAVDFESDDPRFAGTMTMTWSTAPVDGGTRVEFRADDVPPGISKRDHEVGMTSSLRQLAAFLAR; encoded by the coding sequence ATGAGCCGGACCGACGTGGTGTCGAGAACCGTCTCGGCGACTCCCGACGAGGTGTTCAGCGCATTCGTCGACCCCGCGGCTCTGCTCCGGTGGTTGCCGCCCGAGGGCATGTCCGGCCGGTTCGACGAATTCGACGCGCGGGTCGGCGGTCGGTACCGCCTGGTGCTCACCTATCTCGACGCGCCATCCGGCGGCGGTAAGGCCACCGCCGACTCCGACATCGTCGAGGCCCGCTTCACCGCGATCGACCCCGGGGTCCGCGTCGTGCAGGCCGTCGACTTCGAGTCCGACGACCCGCGGTTCGCCGGAACGATGACGATGACGTGGAGCACCGCGCCGGTCGACGGCGGAACCCGCGTCGAGTTCCGGGCAGACGACGTCCCGCCGGGTATCTCGAAGCGCGACCACGAAGTCGGCATGACCTCGTCGTTACGACAACTCGCCGCGTTCCTGGCGCGCTAG